The window AGTCGATGGTGAGCGCCAGGATGGCGACGGCAAGGCCCAGCCACAGCACCGCCTTGGTGGTCCAAGCCGATTGTGGACGAGCGCAGTAGGAACCGTCTTCACAGGGCGGTTTCGGCTTGAAATAGACATGCCAGAAGCCGTAGCCGAGCAGCGCGAGCGTTACGCCTGCGACATAGGGCTTGTAAGGTTCGAGCGCCGTCAGGTTGGCGATCCACGCGCCGGAAATTCCGAGCATAACCAACAGTAGCGGGACGACGCAG of the Sphingobium sp. WTD-1 genome contains:
- a CDS encoding mercuric transporter MerT family protein — translated: MVSTPEAGQPALTENHEPKQANWVAAGALIGAGLASACCVVPLLLVMLGISGAWIANLTALEPYKPYVAGVTLALLGYGFWHVYFKPKPPCEDGSYCARPQSAWTTKAVLWLGLAVAILALTIDWWAPWFY